One genomic window of uncultured delta proteobacterium includes the following:
- a CDS encoding hypothetical protein (Evidence 5 : No homology to any previously reported sequences) encodes MPYRGIHLRELRDLGKRQVGWNEGKKAIPLYFLLLCSCGVKLDFLIALQGESSRKFLLFRYLPIAVLSFSAEIV; translated from the coding sequence TTGCCGTACCGAGGGATTCACTTACGCGAACTCCGGGATCTTGGCAAGAGACAAGTTGGGTGGAATGAGGGAAAAAAGGCTATTCCTTTGTATTTTCTTTTGCTATGCTCCTGCGGTGTTAAGCTTGATTTTCTTATTGCGCTTCAGGGGGAGAGCAGCAGAAAGTTTCTCTTGTTCCGTTACCTCCCCATTGCGGTCTTGTCTTTTTCGGCGGAAATTGTATAG
- a CDS encoding conserved exported hypothetical protein (Evidence 4 : Homologs of previously reported genes of unknown function) — protein sequence MFAMHSLSVMTSPVRIFFLVCIVGSLLASAGVSRAEKSGEKSDIPGPTVRIYFENDLFYNEDRDYTNAVQLRVISPDLRTLAENGFLPEGISNLLGEVPFPGYRGATQYNISAGFGQQIYTPKDTGSRSLQKDDRPYAGYLYGTLGLHAKRYNRLDTIELAAGIIGPSALAEQAQNEVHRIRSIDTAKGWDHQLRDEPALMLTWSRIWRLNAEAEPGGWGWDILPQVNVSAGTPFTRAGIGAEVRFGWNLPPDYGTSTIRPGSGITRPLEEGVPGSSSHYASDKFLDNFSLYVFLGADGHAVAWDSFLDGNIWKDNHSVDKFPLAGQVSGGVAVLLYDFQVTYTHVYSAKEFHGQEKGHNFGSITVGYRF from the coding sequence GTGTTTGCAATGCACTCCCTCTCCGTGATGACTTCCCCGGTTCGGATTTTTTTTCTTGTTTGCATTGTAGGCTCTCTCCTGGCTTCCGCCGGCGTTTCCCGCGCGGAGAAGAGTGGTGAAAAATCGGACATTCCTGGTCCGACCGTCCGGATCTATTTCGAAAACGACCTTTTTTATAATGAAGACCGGGACTATACCAACGCGGTCCAACTCAGGGTCATAAGCCCGGATTTGCGGACGTTGGCGGAAAACGGCTTTCTGCCCGAAGGGATCAGCAATCTATTGGGAGAAGTGCCTTTTCCCGGGTATCGCGGGGCGACCCAGTACAATATTTCCGCCGGGTTCGGGCAGCAGATTTATACGCCGAAGGATACCGGCAGCCGCTCGCTGCAAAAGGACGACAGACCCTACGCGGGCTACCTGTACGGCACGCTCGGCTTGCACGCCAAACGCTATAACCGGTTGGACACCATAGAGTTGGCCGCTGGGATTATCGGCCCCAGTGCGCTGGCGGAACAGGCGCAGAACGAGGTGCACCGGATACGCTCGATAGATACCGCCAAGGGCTGGGATCACCAACTGCGCGACGAACCGGCCCTCATGCTGACCTGGTCCCGCATCTGGCGTTTGAACGCGGAAGCCGAACCCGGCGGCTGGGGCTGGGACATTCTGCCCCAGGTCAACGTCAGCGCGGGTACGCCGTTTACCAGGGCCGGGATTGGTGCCGAAGTCCGCTTCGGTTGGAACCTGCCGCCCGATTACGGCACTTCGACCATACGCCCCGGTTCGGGGATAACCCGCCCCCTGGAAGAAGGGGTTCCCGGCTCCAGCTCACACTATGCCAGTGATAAATTTTTGGACAATTTCAGCCTGTATGTTTTCCTCGGGGCGGACGGGCATGCCGTCGCCTGGGATTCGTTCCTGGACGGCAATATCTGGAAAGACAACCACAGCGTTGACAAGTTTCCCCTTGCCGGTCAGGTGAGCGGAGGCGTGGCTGTTCTTCTGTACGATTTTCAGGTGACGTACACCCACGTTTACAGCGCGAAGGAATTTCATGGGCAGGAAAAAGGGCACAATTTCGGGTCGATAACAGTCGGCTACAGATTCTGA
- a CDS encoding membrane hypothetical protein (Evidence 5 : No homology to any previously reported sequences) has protein sequence MRTLQRYGAAAVFSLTWAGILLAGTAITPGCDLPAAALMAMLVYAVWINGVALTMFAGNALSLKVGEIPRAYGFLAVVAGVFILAENGAGVPALTMAAAGALALFLCMPLLRGLRAVAQPLSLAAAFSLFVLSPENPLAVGHGVAAAGGVLAAAILGMWLWTRLLGRDAPARAYLLNPTPALLASFAAVTASLSLTTVCGSLLLAWGFCIVARACMTEEDVARTLRFQKASGAENLRIAA, from the coding sequence ATGCGTACGTTACAACGATATGGAGCCGCGGCTGTATTCAGCCTGACTTGGGCCGGCATTCTGTTGGCCGGAACGGCCATTACGCCGGGCTGCGATCTGCCGGCGGCGGCACTTATGGCCATGCTCGTCTATGCGGTCTGGATCAACGGCGTCGCCCTTACGATGTTTGCGGGAAACGCCCTGAGCCTCAAGGTCGGCGAAATACCCAGGGCCTACGGCTTTCTCGCGGTTGTGGCCGGTGTTTTCATTCTGGCTGAAAACGGCGCCGGTGTACCTGCCCTGACCATGGCGGCGGCGGGGGCTCTGGCCCTGTTCCTCTGCATGCCCCTGCTGCGCGGCCTGCGCGCCGTGGCGCAGCCGCTGAGTCTGGCCGCCGCGTTCAGTCTGTTTGTTCTGTCTCCGGAAAATCCCTTGGCCGTCGGACACGGTGTGGCGGCTGCAGGCGGGGTGCTGGCCGCCGCTATCCTCGGCATGTGGCTGTGGACACGGCTGCTCGGACGGGATGCGCCCGCCCGCGCGTACCTGCTGAACCCTACCCCTGCCCTGCTCGCGTCCTTTGCCGCCGTTACCGCCTCCCTGAGCCTGACGACGGTCTGCGGCAGCCTGCTCCTGGCCTGGGGCTTTTGCATCGTGGCACGCGCCTGCATGACGGAAGAAGACGTGGCGCGCACGCTCCGCTTCCAAAAGGCAAGCGGCGCGGAAAACCTGAGGATAGCGGCATAA
- the cheB gene encoding fused chemotaxis regulator; protein-glutamate methylesterase in two-component regulatory system with CheA (Evidence 2a : Function of homologous gene experimentally demonstrated in an other organism; PubMedId : 3280143, 3510184, 9687492; Product type r : regulator), translated as MIRVLIVDDSAFMRKAIEIILTKDPEITVVGQAGDGKEALEAIDKFDPDVVTMDVEMPRMDGITAVREIMARKPKPVLMISSVTTEGAETTLRALDAGAMDFISKPASRVSLDMVLLEREIQEKVKAVSKRRPPYRPKPRAAAPSASAAPARPAVDPGARYGLLTRPSAAAPSPGQVVAAQVVQKPVGRPVRDLVSIGVSTGGPPAVQKVLSALPADFPVPILIAQHMPAAFTPPFANRLNNACEITVKEAVSGEKLLPGVAYVAPGGRHIYMEAKLSNMTVIVTDNPKEALYKPSANVLHESVGKALGRRALGVQLTGMGSDGLEGIRVLKEKGGRALAQSDATCVVYGMPKAIVDAGLADEVVDIDDMALAIMNSLYKY; from the coding sequence GTGATACGTGTCCTCATTGTCGACGATTCTGCATTCATGCGTAAAGCGATTGAGATTATTCTGACGAAAGACCCGGAGATAACCGTTGTGGGGCAAGCCGGCGACGGGAAGGAAGCTCTTGAGGCCATTGATAAATTTGACCCAGACGTCGTGACCATGGACGTGGAGATGCCCCGTATGGACGGCATTACCGCTGTTCGTGAAATAATGGCGCGTAAGCCCAAGCCCGTTCTCATGATTAGCTCGGTAACCACGGAAGGGGCGGAAACCACCCTGCGCGCCCTGGATGCCGGGGCCATGGATTTTATTTCCAAACCCGCTTCGCGTGTTTCATTGGATATGGTGCTTCTGGAGCGGGAAATACAGGAAAAGGTAAAAGCCGTTTCCAAGCGGCGCCCCCCATACCGCCCCAAACCGCGTGCCGCCGCGCCCTCGGCGTCCGCCGCACCCGCGCGGCCGGCTGTGGACCCCGGCGCCCGGTACGGGCTTCTGACCCGGCCTTCCGCCGCGGCGCCCTCTCCGGGGCAGGTGGTCGCGGCCCAGGTCGTGCAAAAACCCGTCGGCCGTCCGGTGCGCGATCTCGTGAGCATCGGCGTTTCCACCGGCGGCCCCCCGGCCGTGCAAAAAGTGCTTTCCGCCTTGCCGGCCGATTTTCCCGTACCGATCCTTATCGCGCAGCATATGCCCGCCGCGTTCACACCGCCGTTCGCGAACAGGCTCAACAACGCCTGCGAAATTACGGTCAAGGAGGCGGTCTCCGGCGAAAAACTGCTGCCCGGCGTCGCCTACGTGGCGCCCGGCGGCCGCCATATCTACATGGAAGCGAAGCTCAGCAATATGACCGTGATAGTAACGGACAACCCCAAGGAAGCGTTGTACAAACCTTCCGCCAACGTCCTGCACGAATCCGTCGGCAAGGCGCTCGGCAGGCGCGCGCTGGGCGTGCAGCTTACCGGAATGGGAAGCGACGGCCTTGAAGGCATCCGTGTTCTGAAAGAGAAAGGCGGGCGCGCCCTTGCCCAAAGCGACGCCACCTGCGTTGTGTACGGCATGCCCAAAGCCATCGTCGATGCCGGCCTTGCCGACGAGGTTGTCGACATAGACGATATGGCTCTGGCCATCATGAACAGTCTGTATAAGTACTGA
- a CDS encoding Transcriptional regulator, LysR family, whose protein sequence is MDTMAQERMGDRRVTLEHLRSFVAVAETGGFLEAGRLLHRTQSAVTQSVKRLEEYLRCRLLERGQGQNTALTGDGARLLPEAKDILLRLDQAVRLMQQPELKGHITLGIQPGENTEALQPVIASCMALNKGLRVQVLSEISSRLIEMLEHGLLDVVIVCRNKEEAVPEDTCRHLLRLESMVWAGSRVETFSAADEIPLVVSVETCSNREAAENALKTAGMRYYLSFVSPSWGGVCSAVAAGFGITVLGQSELGDRHVVLTEEHGLPSLPSMRTELRTKSQSPVIRQFCELIKGLPAFQGQA, encoded by the coding sequence ATGGATACCATGGCGCAGGAACGTATGGGGGACAGGCGGGTCACGCTCGAGCATTTGCGCTCCTTTGTCGCGGTTGCCGAGACAGGCGGTTTCCTTGAGGCCGGGCGCCTGTTGCACCGGACGCAGTCCGCGGTGACGCAAAGCGTGAAGCGGCTGGAGGAATACCTGCGCTGCCGCCTGCTGGAGCGCGGGCAAGGGCAGAACACCGCGTTGACCGGCGACGGGGCGAGGCTCCTGCCGGAAGCAAAGGATATCCTCCTGCGCCTCGATCAGGCCGTGAGGCTTATGCAACAGCCGGAACTGAAGGGGCATATCACCCTGGGAATACAGCCCGGTGAAAACACGGAGGCGCTGCAGCCCGTCATCGCGTCATGCATGGCGCTGAACAAGGGCTTGCGGGTGCAAGTGCTGTCGGAAATATCGTCCCGTCTGATCGAGATGCTGGAACACGGCCTGCTGGATGTGGTCATCGTCTGCCGCAACAAGGAAGAAGCCGTGCCGGAGGATACCTGCCGGCACCTGCTGCGTCTTGAGTCCATGGTCTGGGCCGGGAGCAGGGTGGAAACGTTCAGCGCGGCGGATGAAATTCCCCTGGTCGTTTCCGTCGAGACCTGCTCAAACAGGGAGGCGGCGGAAAATGCCCTGAAGACGGCGGGGATGCGGTATTATCTTTCGTTCGTCAGCCCTTCCTGGGGAGGCGTGTGCAGCGCCGTGGCCGCCGGATTCGGCATTACCGTGCTCGGGCAGAGCGAGTTGGGCGACAGACACGTTGTTCTGACGGAAGAGCATGGCCTTCCCTCTTTGCCTTCCATGCGGACGGAACTGCGGACAAAGTCGCAAAGCCCCGTGATCCGGCAGTTTTGTGAACTCATCAAGGGATTGCCCGCGTTCCAGGGGCAGGCGTAA
- a CDS encoding hypothetical protein (Evidence 5 : No homology to any previously reported sequences), whose protein sequence is MRNIPEFRRAFGYVLRQRRELAGLTQPELAVRIGGSEINIRTLERSASAPSMVTFLLLADALDVDPHDMLGDVLARIAFLRGSGEAS, encoded by the coding sequence ATGAGAAATATTCCTGAATTTCGGCGGGCGTTTGGTTATGTGCTGCGGCAACGGCGGGAACTGGCAGGGTTGACCCAGCCGGAGCTTGCCGTCCGTATAGGTGGATCCGAAATCAATATCCGCACGTTGGAGCGCTCGGCCTCCGCGCCGTCAATGGTGACGTTTCTTTTGCTGGCAGATGCGTTGGATGTGGACCCGCACGATATGCTGGGAGACGTTTTGGCGCGGATAGCTTTTTTGCGCGGGAGCGGGGAGGCTTCGTGA
- a CDS encoding conserved exported hypothetical protein (Evidence 4 : Homologs of previously reported genes of unknown function) yields the protein MHTARFIRTGTPWTWKIFFLLAAVVFFFFSGSVQAQEEGKKSDVPGPTVRLYFENDYFGNEDQDYTNAVQIRVISPDLRSLAENGFLPEWMGNLLGHVPFPGYRGAPQYNISAGFGQQIYTPEHTDRSSLQKDDRPYAGYLYGLVALHAKRYNRLDTIELAGGVIGPSALGKQAQNEAHRLFSVDTAKGWQHQLRDEPALMLTWSRIWRLNAEAEPGGWGWDILPQVNVSVGTPYTRAGLGSEVRFGWNLPPDYGSSIIRPGAGITRPQEEGVPGSHAHSSSDSFWDNFSLYGFLGAEGYAVAWDSFLDGNLWKDSHSVDKFPLAGQLSGGVAVLLYDFQITYTHVYSAKEFHGQGKGHNYGSIAVSYRF from the coding sequence ATGCATACAGCACGTTTTATCCGGACAGGTACTCCTTGGACCTGGAAAATATTTTTTCTCCTCGCGGCCGTTGTTTTTTTCTTCTTTTCCGGAAGTGTCCAGGCGCAGGAAGAGGGGAAAAAGTCCGATGTCCCCGGCCCGACCGTCCGCCTCTATTTTGAAAACGACTATTTCGGCAATGAGGACCAGGACTACACCAACGCTGTCCAGATCAGAGTAATCAGCCCGGATTTGCGGTCATTGGCCGAAAACGGATTTTTGCCTGAATGGATGGGCAACCTGCTTGGCCACGTTCCTTTCCCCGGATATCGCGGGGCGCCCCAGTACAATATTTCCGCCGGATTCGGGCAGCAGATTTATACGCCGGAACATACCGACCGCAGTTCGCTGCAAAAGGACGACAGGCCGTACGCCGGGTATTTGTACGGTTTAGTGGCCCTGCACGCCAAACGCTATAACCGGCTGGACACGATAGAACTGGCCGGTGGGGTCATAGGCCCCAGCGCGTTGGGGAAGCAGGCGCAAAATGAAGCGCACCGGCTGTTCTCGGTCGATACCGCCAAGGGCTGGCAGCACCAGTTACGGGACGAACCCGCCCTCATGCTGACCTGGTCGCGCATCTGGCGCCTGAACGCGGAAGCGGAACCCGGCGGCTGGGGCTGGGATATCCTGCCCCAGGTCAACGTCAGCGTGGGCACGCCCTATACCCGGGCGGGGCTTGGGTCCGAAGTGCGGTTCGGCTGGAATTTGCCGCCCGATTACGGCTCCTCGATTATCCGGCCCGGCGCGGGAATAACGCGCCCGCAGGAAGAAGGGGTTCCCGGTTCCCATGCGCACAGTTCAAGCGACAGTTTTTGGGACAATTTCAGTCTGTATGGTTTTCTCGGGGCGGAGGGATACGCGGTCGCCTGGGATTCGTTTTTGGACGGTAACCTTTGGAAAGACAGTCACAGCGTTGACAAATTCCCCCTTGCCGGACAATTGAGCGGAGGCGTGGCTGTTCTTCTGTATGATTTTCAGATAACATACACCCATGTTTACAGCGCGAAAGAGTTTCACGGGCAGGGAAAAGGGCATAATTACGGGTCGATAGCCGTGAGTTACCGGTTCTGA
- a CDS encoding hypothetical protein (Evidence 5 : No homology to any previously reported sequences), with protein sequence MRRGRDGSVTHRRRGPAEKRKILQKGVDEGNEIMHNASRRFGQELPGRPEWFFDKQIVSWEE encoded by the coding sequence GTGCGACGGGGCCGTGACGGAAGTGTGACACACAGACGACGAGGCCCGGCAGAAAAAAGAAAAATTCTGCAAAAAGGTGTTGACGAGGGGAACGAGATAATGCATAACGCGTCTCGCCGGTTCGGACAGGAGCTTCCTGGAAGGCCGGAGTGGTTCTTTGACAAGCAAATAGTGAGTTGGGAAGAATAG
- a CDS encoding exported hypothetical protein (Evidence 5 : No homology to any previously reported sequences), producing the protein MPQRTNNGFGLVRRGLAPALALAFTLALALMFMAESAQAASLSSSRADRRAARNEAKTQAEEVPLTPETFSHKLVLDGQAGSVLSFTLPEAVHKGLELTTFQDLCVFDADGTPVPFQLRAPQGTNQRLEVEKELPYFMWQPEKPGAGTPGTMDIEINAKGGIVRIKGQTDDLAKPGPVSYLLDMQAFFDAASSPVSRGGLAFADDDLRERAIKVLLAGDEPFMVSVTMKTSADLDSWTSIGRPQMLVRTRQGDVTLERDTLVLPGTAKRYLLLQFADSDVPIFSFAARAVFDKTTHEVRETIVPGTLSENKRQIGYTLPGRFPVTAIGFDLAQAEMMAVRLSGADDPEKPYAQRASGFIYRLERDGVTVTGEPFPVTQSNRYWRLSAAGDIPFAAAPGMRVYWQPRELLFLARGKGPWTLAFGRQTAVQASALPMLGQSDVQTAREIASPPTDTGATTPAVAKKEESREWVLWAVLILAVVFLSGVTVWLVRSMKK; encoded by the coding sequence ATGCCGCAGCGCACTAACAACGGTTTCGGTCTTGTCCGCCGGGGGCTGGCTCCGGCTCTCGCTCTGGCGTTCACGTTGGCGCTCGCGCTGATGTTCATGGCGGAGAGCGCGCAGGCGGCATCCCTTTCCAGCAGCCGCGCCGACCGCCGCGCGGCTCGCAACGAGGCGAAAACGCAAGCCGAGGAAGTGCCGCTGACGCCGGAGACCTTCAGCCACAAGCTGGTCCTGGACGGCCAGGCCGGGTCGGTGCTCTCCTTCACGCTGCCCGAGGCCGTGCACAAGGGGCTGGAGCTTACGACGTTCCAGGACCTCTGCGTTTTTGACGCGGACGGCACGCCGGTCCCTTTCCAGCTCCGCGCGCCGCAAGGCACGAACCAGCGGCTGGAAGTGGAGAAAGAACTGCCGTATTTCATGTGGCAGCCGGAAAAGCCCGGCGCCGGGACGCCGGGAACCATGGATATCGAGATCAACGCCAAGGGCGGCATTGTCCGTATCAAAGGGCAGACGGATGATCTGGCGAAGCCGGGCCCGGTTTCCTATTTATTGGATATGCAGGCGTTTTTTGATGCCGCGTCCTCGCCGGTTTCACGCGGGGGGCTGGCCTTTGCCGATGATGACCTGCGGGAGCGCGCCATCAAGGTGCTTTTGGCCGGCGACGAACCGTTCATGGTGTCCGTGACCATGAAAACCAGCGCGGATCTCGACTCCTGGACGAGTATCGGCAGGCCGCAGATGCTTGTCCGCACGCGGCAGGGGGACGTTACCCTGGAACGGGATACTCTCGTTCTGCCGGGAACGGCCAAGCGCTACCTCCTGCTGCAGTTCGCGGACAGCGACGTCCCCATCTTCTCGTTCGCGGCCAGGGCCGTTTTCGACAAGACCACCCATGAGGTCCGGGAAACCATCGTTCCCGGCACGCTTTCGGAAAACAAGCGCCAGATCGGGTACACCCTGCCGGGGCGCTTCCCGGTGACGGCCATAGGCTTTGATCTGGCCCAGGCCGAGATGATGGCCGTGCGCCTCTCCGGCGCGGATGACCCTGAAAAGCCTTATGCCCAAAGGGCGAGCGGCTTTATCTATCGGCTGGAAAGGGACGGGGTCACGGTCACGGGCGAACCCTTCCCGGTGACGCAGTCCAACCGCTACTGGCGCTTGAGCGCGGCCGGGGATATTCCCTTTGCCGCGGCGCCGGGGATGCGTGTATACTGGCAGCCCAGGGAACTCTTGTTCCTCGCCCGGGGCAAGGGGCCGTGGACCCTGGCCTTCGGCAGGCAGACGGCCGTGCAGGCCTCCGCCTTGCCCATGCTCGGCCAGAGCGATGTGCAGACAGCCAGGGAAATCGCTTCGCCCCCAACGGATACCGGGGCGACAACCCCGGCGGTCGCAAAGAAGGAAGAGAGCAGGGAATGGGTCCTGTGGGCCGTGCTCATTCTGGCGGTGGTCTTCCTTTCGGGCGTGACGGTCTGGCTCGTGCGGTCCATGAAGAAGTAA
- a CDS encoding hypothetical protein (Evidence 5 : No homology to any previously reported sequences), which translates to MKSSPGGGGGDRTHGLKLAKLAALRDRSSSKALLAPLRERLTPFLRTCTHGGGGGDRTHDIQLAKLALSQLSYTP; encoded by the coding sequence ATGAAAAGCAGTCCTGGTGGAGGTGGAGGGGATCGAACCCACGGCCTCAAGCTTGCAAAGCTCGCGGCCTTACGGGATCGCTCGTCAAGCAAAGCTCTCCTCGCTCCGCTCCGCGAACGGCTAACGCCGTTTCTCCGTACCTGTACCCATGGTGGAGGTGGAGGGGATCGAACCCACGACATCCAGCTTGCAAAGCTGGCGCTCTCCCAACTGAGCTACACCCCCTGA
- a CDS encoding NAD dependent epimerase/dehydratase family protein: MQRPVLVAGATGYVGGRLVPLLLKKGCRVRALTRNLEKVRSRPWGRHADLEAVQGDMHDVASVRRAVEGCGTVYYLIHSMEAQYTDFCEADRHAAYNMVRALKGRADCRLIYLSGLFPDDPNLSTHLRSRAEVSEILSLSDAPVTTLRAAQIIGAGSASFEMLRWLTDRLSVMLTPKWTYVKTQPISITDTLGYLTGVLDHPETVGETYDIGGPDILSYKDLITLYAQVAGLPRRLLIPFPLLSLDLSARWINLVTPIPYALARPLLEGMRNEVVCRENRIRNIIPQELTPIRTAIERALGHLRQQTVKSSWFDAGLPSVPEWVMDGDASHARGSVYTDAYAIRLEASPAEVWQPIVHIGGTTGWYSKNILWKLRGFMDTLMGGPGTRRGRRSTENLFVGDGLDFWRVLDIQPEKRLLLFTEMRLPGEGLLDLQINPEAGKDGRPETGTDLVLTLQFRSHGLLGILYWYTVSPFHRFVFMAMLKAIAERIGGPVLRGPERLK, from the coding sequence ATGCAACGACCTGTGCTTGTCGCCGGGGCCACGGGCTATGTTGGCGGGCGTCTCGTCCCCTTGCTGCTGAAAAAGGGCTGCCGCGTGCGCGCGCTCACCCGCAACCTGGAAAAAGTGCGCTCCCGCCCCTGGGGGCGCCATGCGGATCTGGAAGCCGTGCAAGGCGACATGCATGACGTTGCCAGCGTGCGCCGGGCCGTGGAGGGCTGCGGCACCGTGTATTACCTCATCCACTCGATGGAGGCGCAGTATACGGACTTTTGCGAGGCGGACCGCCACGCGGCCTACAACATGGTCCGCGCGCTCAAGGGCAGGGCCGACTGCCGCCTTATCTATCTCTCGGGCCTCTTTCCGGACGATCCCAACCTCAGCACGCATCTGCGTTCACGGGCCGAGGTTTCGGAAATCCTCTCCCTTTCCGACGCGCCCGTGACGACGCTGCGCGCCGCCCAAATCATCGGCGCGGGGTCCGCCTCCTTTGAAATGCTCCGCTGGCTCACGGACCGCCTTTCGGTCATGCTCACGCCTAAATGGACCTATGTCAAAACGCAGCCCATCTCCATAACCGACACGCTCGGCTACCTTACCGGTGTGCTGGACCACCCGGAAACGGTCGGGGAGACGTACGACATAGGCGGCCCCGACATCCTCAGCTACAAGGACCTGATAACCCTGTACGCGCAGGTCGCGGGGCTCCCCAGGCGGCTGCTCATCCCCTTTCCCTTGCTGAGCCTCGACCTTTCCGCCCGCTGGATCAATCTGGTGACGCCCATCCCATACGCCCTCGCGCGCCCGCTGCTTGAGGGGATGCGCAACGAGGTCGTCTGCAGGGAGAACCGCATCCGCAATATCATCCCCCAGGAACTCACGCCCATCCGCACGGCCATCGAGCGGGCGCTGGGGCACCTGCGCCAGCAGACGGTAAAAAGCAGCTGGTTTGACGCGGGGCTGCCCTCGGTACCCGAGTGGGTGATGGACGGCGACGCGAGCCACGCCAGGGGCTCCGTGTACACCGACGCCTACGCCATCCGCCTTGAGGCATCCCCGGCGGAAGTGTGGCAGCCCATCGTGCATATCGGCGGAACCACCGGCTGGTACAGCAAGAATATTCTCTGGAAGCTGCGCGGGTTCATGGATACGCTCATGGGCGGCCCGGGCACCCGCAGAGGGCGTCGCAGCACGGAAAACCTCTTTGTGGGCGACGGGCTGGATTTTTGGCGGGTGCTGGATATCCAGCCGGAAAAACGCCTCCTGCTGTTCACGGAAATGCGCCTGCCCGGCGAAGGGCTGCTGGATCTTCAGATCAATCCGGAAGCAGGCAAGGACGGCAGGCCGGAAACCGGGACGGACCTGGTCCTGACCCTGCAATTCCGCTCCCACGGCCTGCTGGGAATACTTTACTGGTATACGGTTTCGCCGTTTCACCGCTTCGTGTTCATGGCCATGCTCAAAGCCATTGCCGAGCGCATCGGCGGCCCGGTTCTGCGCGGCCCGGAGCGTCTGAAATAG
- the tatA gene encoding Sec-independent protein translocase protein TatA, translating into MGKIGIWQLVVIFGVFVVLFGYKKLPEIGKTLGQGLRNFRRSMNEADEIDITPPAETKAEEKEKNEK; encoded by the coding sequence ATGGGAAAAATCGGCATTTGGCAGTTAGTGGTAATTTTCGGGGTGTTTGTTGTGCTGTTCGGGTACAAAAAACTGCCGGAAATCGGTAAGACGCTGGGTCAGGGGCTCAGAAATTTTCGCCGGTCGATGAATGAAGCGGACGAAATAGACATAACGCCGCCCGCGGAAACAAAGGCTGAAGAAAAAGAAAAGAACGAAAAATAG